The Sphingosinithalassobacter sp. CS137 genome includes a region encoding these proteins:
- a CDS encoding phosphopantetheine-binding protein: protein MLPERTVEVENTVRAVLRDVLGLAPARAAAFDAATPLFGALPELDSLAVAGVLTELEDRLGILIEDDEVDGEMLETFGALTHFAAAKALK from the coding sequence GTGCTGCCCGAAAGAACGGTCGAGGTAGAGAACACGGTGCGTGCGGTGCTGCGCGACGTGCTTGGCCTGGCCCCCGCCCGCGCCGCGGCGTTCGATGCGGCCACGCCGCTGTTCGGCGCGCTGCCCGAACTCGATTCGCTGGCCGTTGCAGGTGTGCTCACCGAGCTCGAGGATCGGCTCGGCATCCTGATCGAAGACGACGAAGTCGATGGCGAGATGCTGGAGACGTTCGGCGCGCTCACTCATTTCGCGGCGGCCAAGGCATTGAAATGA
- a CDS encoding potassium transporter Kup, which produces MTEQDGAPDAAPEILPDQHSGHAHQQALWKLAVGAVGVVFGDIGTSPLYAFRETFAGHHPLALDTPHIMGVISLMFWSMMIVVTLKYVTIIMRADNKGEGGSLALLALISSRSGERRWAAGIVMLGVFATALFYGDSMITPAVSVLGAVEGLAVAAPPFEHWVVPLAVVILVGLFSIQRTGTARVGAFFGPVMMFYFLTIATLGLISVVQTPQVLWAFSPHYAVMFFVDDPLAAFLALGSVVLAVTGAEALYADMGHFGRRPIRISWLWFVLPALMANYLGQGALLIRDGVLALENPFYLLAPQQLQLPLVLVATAAAIIASQAVISGAFSVTQQAIQLGFIPRLRIDHTSAAAAGQIYIPLINWLLMVMVILLVLTFQSSSNLTAAYGIAVTGAMLIDTCLLAVVLFFLWKWKKRYAIPLLALFFIVDGAYFAANLTKVPDGGWFPLLVGVVIFGLLTTWSKGRKLMMARLRESAMPIKIFIESAANSATRVPGTAVFMTSTPEGVPHALLHNLKHNKVLHERVVLLTVKILDEPFVAEENRVRIDDLGKGFHRMVIRFGFMQDADVPAALKKVHTCGDEFRMMETSFFLARQTLLPSAKPGMMVWREKVFAWMLRNAESAMEFFRLPTNRVVELGSQVEI; this is translated from the coding sequence GTGACCGAGCAAGACGGCGCGCCCGACGCGGCGCCCGAGATCCTGCCCGATCAGCATAGCGGCCATGCACACCAGCAGGCGCTGTGGAAGCTCGCCGTCGGCGCGGTCGGCGTCGTCTTCGGCGATATCGGTACCAGCCCGCTCTATGCGTTCCGCGAAACCTTTGCGGGGCATCATCCGCTCGCGCTCGATACGCCGCACATCATGGGCGTCATCAGCCTGATGTTCTGGTCGATGATGATCGTGGTGACGCTCAAATACGTCACGATCATCATGCGCGCCGATAACAAGGGCGAAGGCGGCAGCCTGGCGCTGCTGGCGCTGATTTCCAGCCGCTCGGGCGAGCGTCGCTGGGCGGCGGGCATCGTGATGCTCGGCGTGTTCGCGACTGCGCTGTTCTATGGCGACAGCATGATCACTCCGGCGGTCTCCGTCCTCGGCGCGGTCGAGGGGCTGGCGGTCGCCGCTCCGCCGTTCGAGCATTGGGTGGTGCCGCTGGCGGTAGTGATCCTGGTCGGCCTGTTTTCGATCCAGCGGACCGGAACGGCGCGCGTCGGCGCCTTCTTCGGGCCGGTGATGATGTTCTACTTCCTCACCATCGCCACGCTCGGGCTGATCAGCGTCGTACAGACGCCGCAGGTGCTGTGGGCGTTCTCGCCGCACTATGCCGTGATGTTCTTCGTCGACGATCCGCTTGCGGCGTTTCTGGCGCTGGGATCGGTCGTGCTCGCCGTCACCGGTGCCGAGGCGCTCTATGCCGACATGGGCCATTTCGGTCGCCGGCCGATCCGCATCTCGTGGCTGTGGTTCGTCCTGCCGGCGCTGATGGCGAACTATCTGGGACAGGGCGCGCTGCTGATCCGCGACGGCGTTCTCGCGCTCGAAAATCCTTTCTACCTGCTTGCGCCGCAGCAGCTGCAGTTGCCGCTGGTGCTCGTCGCGACGGCGGCCGCGATCATCGCTTCGCAGGCAGTGATCTCCGGCGCCTTCTCCGTGACGCAGCAGGCGATCCAGCTTGGCTTCATTCCTCGGCTGCGGATCGATCATACCAGCGCCGCGGCGGCGGGACAGATCTACATCCCGCTCATCAACTGGCTGCTGATGGTAATGGTGATTCTGCTCGTCCTCACTTTCCAGAGCTCGTCGAACCTCACCGCCGCCTATGGCATCGCCGTCACCGGCGCGATGCTGATCGACACCTGCCTGCTCGCGGTCGTGCTGTTCTTCCTGTGGAAGTGGAAGAAGCGCTACGCGATCCCGCTGCTCGCGCTCTTCTTCATCGTCGATGGCGCCTATTTCGCCGCGAATCTGACGAAGGTGCCCGATGGCGGCTGGTTCCCGCTGCTGGTGGGCGTGGTGATCTTCGGTCTGCTCACCACCTGGTCCAAGGGGCGCAAACTGATGATGGCGCGGCTGCGCGAGAGCGCGATGCCGATCAAGATCTTCATCGAGAGCGCCGCCAATTCGGCGACTCGCGTGCCCGGCACTGCCGTGTTCATGACCTCGACGCCCGAAGGCGTGCCGCACGCGCTGCTCCACAACCTCAAGCACAACAAGGTGCTGCACGAGCGCGTGGTGCTGCTCACCGTGAAGATCCTCGACGAGCCGTTCGTCGCCGAGGAGAATCGCGTCCGGATCGACGATCTCGGCAAGGGCTTCCACCGCATGGTGATCCGCTTCGGCTTCATGCAGGATGCCGACGTGCCCGCGGCGCTGAAGAAGGTGCATACTTGCGGCGACGAGTTCCGGATGATGGAAACGAGCTTCTTCCTCGCCCGCCAGACTCTGCTGCCTTCCGCCAAGCCGGGGATGATGGTGTGGCGCGAGAAGGTGTTCGCCTGGATGCTCCGCAACGCCGAAAGCGCGATGGAGTTCTTCCGCCTTCCCACCAATCGGGTGGTCGAACTGGGCAGTCAGGTCGAGATTTGA
- a CDS encoding XrtA system polysaccharide chain length determinant, with translation MGGLYDELRAALHAIWMRRWIALAVAWGVCLLGWLVVSQIPNVYESRARVFVQLRQILPNQTNVNQVAQQQREIDRVRQTLTSAVNLEKVVRGTELANTVASDRDVADRVASLQKMIKLTAQQDNLFEISATAGDPRLAQSIVQKMIDIFVEDNLASDRDETSQSLRFLDQQLEQRQRQLQEAEAARAEFEQRFLGSLPGTGSLSERLSAARTELSRIENDLVAAQSSLNSVNARIAATPRTVAGGGGTATAGPARARLAAIEGQLAEARARGWTDNHPDVVALQSQLSAARAAARSEPVYGGGGSTVNPALVGLQSMQADRQAEVAALTQRKAQIEGDLEQLQERLEAEPGAATEQSASERNYQVLRAQYEQLLADREQVRLRSQVQTETDAVKFSVIDPPTAPRVPTSPNRPLLLTAVLIVGLGAGVGAAFALGRLQTTFPTARRLEKASGMPVIGAIGEVVTDAQRALRRKRLTLFAGGTVALVIAYVGLVGVEFVQRGMIA, from the coding sequence ATGGGAGGTCTCTACGACGAGCTTCGCGCTGCGCTGCACGCGATCTGGATGCGCCGCTGGATCGCGCTGGCGGTCGCCTGGGGCGTGTGCCTGCTCGGCTGGCTCGTCGTGTCGCAGATCCCCAACGTCTATGAATCGCGCGCACGGGTCTTCGTCCAGCTGCGCCAGATCCTGCCCAACCAGACCAACGTCAATCAGGTGGCCCAGCAGCAGCGCGAGATCGATCGCGTGCGTCAGACGCTCACGTCTGCGGTCAATCTGGAGAAGGTCGTGCGCGGCACCGAACTCGCCAACACGGTCGCCAGCGACCGCGACGTGGCGGATCGCGTCGCCTCGCTCCAGAAAATGATCAAGCTCACTGCCCAGCAGGACAATCTGTTCGAGATTTCGGCGACGGCGGGCGATCCGCGGCTGGCCCAGTCGATCGTCCAGAAGATGATCGACATCTTCGTCGAGGACAATCTGGCGAGCGACCGCGACGAGACCAGCCAGTCGCTGCGCTTCCTTGACCAGCAGCTCGAGCAGCGCCAGCGCCAGCTTCAGGAAGCGGAGGCCGCGCGCGCCGAATTCGAGCAGCGGTTCCTCGGATCGCTGCCGGGCACCGGATCGCTTTCCGAGCGCCTGTCGGCGGCGCGCACCGAGCTCTCGCGGATCGAGAATGATCTCGTCGCCGCGCAGAGCAGCCTCAACTCGGTCAATGCACGGATCGCGGCCACGCCGCGCACCGTCGCGGGTGGCGGTGGAACCGCCACCGCCGGCCCGGCCCGGGCGCGGCTCGCCGCGATCGAAGGCCAGCTCGCGGAAGCGCGGGCACGCGGCTGGACCGACAATCATCCCGATGTGGTGGCGCTGCAGAGCCAGCTTTCGGCGGCACGTGCGGCAGCCCGCAGCGAGCCGGTATATGGCGGCGGGGGATCGACCGTGAATCCCGCGCTCGTCGGGCTCCAGTCGATGCAGGCCGATCGCCAGGCGGAAGTGGCGGCGCTCACGCAGCGCAAGGCGCAGATCGAAGGCGATCTGGAGCAGCTGCAGGAGCGGCTCGAGGCCGAGCCCGGCGCGGCTACCGAACAATCGGCGAGCGAACGCAATTATCAGGTGCTCCGGGCGCAATATGAGCAGCTTCTCGCCGACCGCGAACAGGTGCGGCTGCGCTCGCAGGTGCAGACCGAAACCGACGCGGTGAAATTCAGCGTGATTGATCCGCCCACGGCGCCGCGCGTGCCGACTTCGCCCAACCGCCCGCTGTTGCTCACCGCCGTGCTGATCGTCGGCCTCGGCGCGGGCGTCGGCGCCGCCTTCGCGCTCGGCCGCTTGCAGACGACCTTCCCGACCGCGCGGCGGCTGGAAAAGGCGAGCGGCATGCCGGTGATCGGCGCGATCGGCGAAGTCGTCACCGATGCGCAGCGCGCGCTGCGGCGCAAGCGGCTCACGCTCTTCGCGGGCGGCACCGTCGCACTGGTGATCGCCTATGTCGGCCTTGTCGGCGTGGAATTCGTGCAGCGCGGCATGATCGCGTGA
- a CDS encoding acyl-CoA ligase (AMP-forming), exosortase A system-associated, producing MIPLDPVPHPIDALPLRGSPDAAALEDRTGTLSYAELEAGVGRLAHVLAALGPGLGGRVASWLPKTRTACLLPLAVPRARQVHVPINPILKRAQVAHILADSGAELLVTQPARIATLEPGDVPPGCRIVTEEELAEAGDALPPSAADSTDLAAILYTSGSTGRPKGVMLSHANLWLGAISVAHYLKVTPDDRQLAVLPLSFDYGQNQLLNSWAAGACVVPLDYLTPRDVVKAVERHRVTTIAGVPPLWVQLLEAEWPEETAGRVRRLTNTGGALTPRMVRGLRGRFAQADLYAMYGLTEAFRSTYLDPSLIDAHPDSIGRAIPFAEILVVRPDGSRAGPDEPGELVHAGPLVAQGYWRDAERTAQRFRPAPGFAESHGMAVWSGDTVVEGSDGLLRFVGRDDEMIKSAGNRISPTEIEDAVLAGGEVAEAAAFGVPDDRLGQAVVVVVRGDSTREEELRARLRRDLPSFQQPREFVWRADLPRNPNGKLDRAMLKATLGERERA from the coding sequence ATGATCCCGCTCGATCCCGTGCCGCATCCGATCGACGCGCTGCCGCTGCGCGGCAGTCCGGATGCGGCCGCGCTCGAGGATCGCACGGGAACGCTCAGCTACGCCGAGCTCGAGGCGGGGGTCGGGCGGCTGGCGCATGTGCTGGCGGCGCTTGGGCCGGGCCTCGGCGGCCGCGTGGCGAGCTGGCTTCCCAAGACGCGCACTGCCTGCCTGTTGCCGCTGGCGGTGCCGCGCGCGCGCCAGGTGCATGTCCCGATCAATCCGATTCTGAAACGTGCGCAGGTGGCGCATATCCTCGCCGACAGCGGGGCCGAGCTGCTCGTGACTCAGCCCGCCCGGATCGCCACGCTCGAGCCGGGCGACGTCCCGCCGGGTTGCCGCATCGTCACCGAGGAGGAACTCGCGGAGGCGGGGGATGCGCTGCCGCCCTCGGCCGCCGATTCGACCGATCTGGCGGCGATTCTCTATACCTCGGGTTCCACCGGGCGCCCGAAGGGCGTGATGCTCAGCCACGCAAACCTCTGGCTCGGTGCGATCAGCGTCGCGCATTATCTGAAGGTCACTCCCGACGATCGCCAGCTCGCGGTGCTGCCGCTCAGTTTCGACTATGGCCAGAATCAGCTGCTCAACAGCTGGGCGGCGGGGGCCTGTGTCGTGCCGCTCGACTATCTCACGCCGCGCGACGTCGTGAAGGCGGTGGAGCGCCACCGCGTCACGACCATCGCCGGCGTGCCGCCGCTGTGGGTGCAACTGCTCGAGGCCGAGTGGCCCGAGGAGACGGCGGGGCGCGTGCGGCGGCTCACCAATACCGGCGGCGCGCTGACTCCGCGCATGGTGCGCGGGCTGCGCGGCCGGTTCGCGCAGGCTGATCTCTACGCGATGTATGGCCTCACCGAAGCGTTCCGTTCGACCTATCTCGATCCGTCGCTGATCGACGCTCACCCGGATTCGATCGGGCGCGCGATTCCGTTCGCCGAGATCCTGGTCGTCCGTCCCGACGGCAGCCGCGCCGGCCCCGACGAGCCGGGCGAGCTGGTCCATGCGGGACCGCTGGTGGCACAGGGATATTGGCGCGACGCCGAGCGGACCGCGCAGCGTTTCCGGCCTGCGCCAGGCTTTGCCGAAAGCCACGGCATGGCCGTCTGGTCCGGCGACACGGTGGTCGAAGGGAGCGACGGGTTGCTCCGCTTCGTCGGCCGCGACGACGAGATGATCAAGAGCGCCGGAAACCGCATCAGCCCGACCGAGATCGAGGATGCGGTGCTGGCCGGCGGTGAAGTGGCCGAGGCAGCGGCGTTCGGCGTGCCCGACGATCGGCTGGGGCAGGCGGTCGTCGTGGTGGTACGCGGCGACTCCACGCGCGAGGAGGAACTGCGCGCCCGGCTGCGCCGCGACCTGCCTAGCTTCCAGCAGCCGCGCGAGTTCGTCTGGCGTGCCGATCTGCCGCGCAATCCGAACGGCAAGCTGGATCGCGCCATGCTGAAGGCGACGCTCGGCGAAAGGGAACGAGCATGA
- a CDS encoding XrtA/PEP-CTERM system exopolysaccharide export protein encodes MGLYGFGKTLAVPLVAALLLAGCMGASRPELPPATFGGTREAPGEEYIIGPMDSLQVFVWRNPELSTKVQVRPDGRITTPLISDMPAAGKTPAMLADDMKIALSEYIRDPIVSVIVENFSGTSSQQVRIVGATERPASIPYRANMTLLDAMITVGGLSEFASGNRARLVRFDASSGRQREYSLRLSDLLKNGDVSANVRLEPGDVIIIPESMF; translated from the coding sequence ATGGGTTTGTACGGATTCGGCAAGACTCTCGCGGTGCCGCTTGTGGCTGCGCTGCTGCTCGCCGGCTGTATGGGCGCGAGCCGCCCCGAACTGCCGCCGGCAACCTTCGGCGGCACCCGTGAAGCGCCCGGCGAGGAATATATCATCGGCCCGATGGATTCGCTTCAGGTGTTCGTTTGGCGCAATCCAGAGCTTTCGACCAAGGTTCAGGTGCGTCCCGACGGCCGCATCACCACGCCGCTGATCAGCGACATGCCCGCCGCCGGCAAGACGCCGGCGATGCTGGCCGACGACATGAAGATCGCGCTCAGCGAATATATCCGCGACCCGATCGTATCGGTGATCGTCGAGAATTTCTCGGGCACCTCCAGCCAGCAGGTGCGGATCGTCGGCGCCACCGAGCGGCCGGCATCGATCCCCTATCGCGCGAACATGACGCTGCTCGACGCGATGATTACCGTCGGCGGGCTTTCCGAATTCGCCTCGGGCAACCGGGCGCGGCTGGTGCGGTTCGACGCAAGCTCGGGCCGCCAGCGCGAATATAGCCTGCGCCTGTCCGATCTCCTGAAGAACGGGGATGTTTCCGCCAACGTGCGCCTGGAACCGGGCGACGTGATCATCATCCCAGAAAGCATGTTCTGA
- a CDS encoding 2'-5' RNA ligase family protein, with product MSRTAPLIVTALFGGEDFAFLDGLRRRHFPPERNLVPAHCTLFHHLAPELGGELKRRLAAETRGVAAPRAMLAGLLNLGGGVAFRIESPELEQIRDALSEAFTGMLVPQDQAGWRPHVTIQNKVEPRMARALFTELSAGFTPRPLAIAGLASWMYRDGPWEAYSRHMFA from the coding sequence TTGAGCCGCACGGCGCCGCTCATCGTGACGGCGCTGTTCGGCGGCGAGGATTTCGCCTTTCTGGACGGGCTGCGGCGGCGGCACTTCCCGCCCGAGCGCAACCTGGTGCCGGCGCATTGCACGCTCTTCCACCATCTTGCGCCCGAGCTCGGCGGGGAGCTCAAACGGCGCCTCGCGGCCGAAACGCGCGGCGTGGCTGCACCGCGTGCGATGCTGGCGGGGCTGCTGAACCTTGGCGGCGGAGTGGCCTTCCGCATCGAATCGCCCGAGCTCGAGCAGATTCGCGACGCGCTGTCGGAGGCATTCACCGGCATGCTGGTGCCGCAGGATCAGGCGGGGTGGCGGCCGCACGTGACGATCCAGAACAAGGTGGAGCCGCGAATGGCGCGGGCGCTGTTCACCGAATTGAGCGCCGGTTTCACGCCGCGACCGCTCGCGATCGCTGGGCTGGCGAGCTGGATGTATCGTGACGGACCCTGGGAGGCCTATTCACGTCATATGTTCGCTTGA
- the trxB gene encoding thioredoxin-disulfide reductase encodes MTATHSTRMLILGSGPAGLSAAIYGARAGMAPIVVQGIQPGGQLTTTTDVENYPGFRDVIQGPWLMEEMQAQAEHVGAQMMWDTIVDVDLSQRPFRLVGDGGTVYVGDVLVIATGAQAKWLGLESEELLKGKGVSACATCDGFFYRGKKVAVIGGGNTAVEEALYLTNHSHDVTLIHRRDSLRAEKILQDRLFANEKITVLWNKQVERFVGEGDPAGLVALQLKDTQTGELSRLDVEGGFVAIGHHPATELFRGHVALDDDGYVIVTPGTTKTNVPGVFACGDVMDKHYRQAVTAAGTGCMAALDAERFLAEADFENVARAAE; translated from the coding sequence ATGACTGCAACCCACTCCACGCGCATGCTCATCCTCGGCTCCGGCCCTGCCGGTCTGTCGGCGGCCATCTATGGCGCGCGCGCGGGCATGGCGCCGATCGTCGTCCAGGGAATTCAGCCGGGCGGCCAGCTTACGACCACCACCGATGTCGAGAATTATCCCGGCTTTCGCGACGTCATCCAGGGTCCCTGGCTGATGGAGGAGATGCAGGCGCAGGCCGAGCATGTCGGCGCACAGATGATGTGGGACACGATCGTCGACGTCGACCTCAGCCAACGGCCGTTCCGGCTCGTCGGCGACGGCGGCACCGTTTACGTCGGCGACGTGCTGGTGATCGCCACCGGCGCCCAGGCCAAGTGGCTGGGACTGGAGAGCGAGGAGCTGCTGAAGGGCAAGGGCGTCAGTGCCTGCGCCACCTGCGACGGCTTCTTCTATCGCGGCAAGAAGGTGGCGGTGATCGGCGGCGGCAACACTGCGGTCGAGGAGGCGCTGTACCTCACCAATCACAGCCATGACGTGACGCTGATCCACCGCCGCGATTCGCTGCGCGCCGAAAAGATCCTGCAGGATCGGCTGTTCGCGAACGAGAAGATCACGGTGCTCTGGAACAAGCAGGTCGAGCGTTTCGTGGGGGAGGGCGATCCGGCCGGGCTGGTCGCGCTGCAGCTGAAGGACACGCAGACCGGCGAGCTTTCTCGGCTCGACGTCGAGGGCGGGTTCGTCGCGATCGGTCACCATCCGGCGACCGAGCTGTTCCGCGGCCATGTCGCGCTGGACGACGACGGCTATGTCATCGTCACTCCGGGCACCACGAAGACCAACGTACCCGGCGTGTTTGCCTGCGGCGACGTGATGGACAAGCATTATCGCCAGGCAGTGACGGCGGCGGGCACCGGCTGCATGGCTGCGCTCGATGCCGAGCGTTTCCTGGCAGAAGCCGATTTTGAGAACGTCGCCCGCGCGGCGGAATGA
- a CDS encoding AAA family ATPase, which translates to MNDSTSRRYKGTLLERAAEHYHFGVPVAPAVEVRERSAPVPAPAPAAPPAPAPQPAFEKAQAPEGPTIRRGSEVRDVPDHPAPRSAAPGRRRVAIDRERLSELGMIVPGSAVTPLAEEFRLVKRQLLLTARAVAGADADRARMVLVCSARQNEGKTFCAINLALSMAAEKDFEILLVDADFAKPDILKRLGADEGPGLLDALSGSISDVEECILDTDIPQLSILPAGTKSANDTELLASDRARAVLDALAAANSRRIVIFDSPPVLAASPASVLALHVGQVMLVVRADQTNEGDLREAVAMVDACEHIQLVLNGVSFQPSGYRFGSYYGEAAK; encoded by the coding sequence ATGAACGACTCCACATCGCGCCGCTACAAGGGAACGTTGCTCGAGCGAGCGGCGGAGCATTATCATTTCGGAGTGCCCGTCGCTCCCGCAGTCGAAGTGCGCGAGCGATCGGCTCCGGTCCCCGCGCCGGCTCCCGCCGCTCCCCCGGCACCGGCCCCACAGCCTGCGTTCGAGAAGGCGCAGGCTCCCGAAGGACCGACGATTCGCCGCGGCTCCGAAGTCCGCGACGTACCGGATCATCCGGCGCCCCGATCCGCCGCGCCGGGCCGCCGCCGCGTCGCGATCGATCGCGAGCGGCTGAGCGAGCTGGGAATGATCGTGCCCGGCAGCGCCGTCACGCCGCTCGCCGAGGAATTCCGGCTGGTGAAGCGCCAGCTGCTGCTCACCGCGCGGGCCGTCGCCGGTGCCGACGCCGATCGCGCGCGCATGGTGCTCGTCTGTTCGGCGCGGCAGAACGAGGGCAAGACCTTCTGCGCGATCAATCTGGCGCTCTCGATGGCGGCCGAGAAGGACTTCGAAATCCTGCTCGTCGACGCCGATTTCGCCAAGCCCGATATCCTGAAGCGGCTCGGCGCGGACGAGGGTCCGGGCCTGCTCGACGCGCTTTCGGGCAGCATCTCCGATGTCGAGGAATGCATCCTCGATACCGATATTCCGCAGCTTTCGATCCTGCCCGCCGGCACGAAATCGGCGAACGACACCGAACTGCTCGCCAGCGACCGTGCCCGCGCCGTGCTCGACGCGCTCGCCGCGGCCAATTCGCGCCGCATCGTCATCTTCGATTCGCCGCCGGTGCTCGCGGCGTCGCCCGCCTCGGTGCTGGCGCTGCACGTCGGGCAGGTGATGCTGGTCGTGCGCGCCGACCAGACCAATGAGGGCGATCTGCGCGAGGCCGTCGCCATGGTCGACGCCTGCGAGCATATCCAGCTCGTGCTGAACGGCGTTTCGTTTCAGCCGAGCGGCTATCGCTTCGGCTCCTATTACGGGGAGGCGGCGAAGTGA
- a CDS encoding hydrolase 1, exosortase A system-associated: protein MRRLIAFPCAGETLVGTLDLAEGPEGLLIVSGGNEVRMGAHRGMALLAGRVAAELGVSVFRFDRRGIGDSSGENRGFDSSRDDIAAAVRAFRDAVPGLQRLTGLGNCDAASALALFHEHTGFDALILANPWTIEAVDDLPPAAAIRARYAAKLRDPREWLRLVRGGVDIRKLARGLAKASATPAPAAPARLAARLAGALDASPVPVTILLAAGDNTAIAFRDEWKAPMFDRVRTRAALHGRDTDSHSFAREGDKQWLFERVREALG from the coding sequence ATGCGGCGGCTGATCGCGTTTCCCTGCGCCGGCGAGACTCTCGTCGGCACGTTGGACCTTGCCGAGGGCCCCGAGGGCCTGTTGATCGTTTCCGGCGGCAACGAAGTGCGGATGGGCGCACATCGCGGCATGGCGCTCCTCGCGGGGCGCGTGGCGGCCGAGCTGGGCGTTTCCGTCTTTCGATTCGACCGGCGGGGAATCGGCGATTCAAGCGGCGAGAATCGGGGGTTCGACAGCAGCCGCGACGACATCGCAGCGGCGGTGCGCGCCTTTCGCGATGCCGTGCCAGGGCTCCAGCGGCTGACCGGACTCGGCAATTGCGACGCAGCGAGCGCGCTTGCGCTGTTCCACGAACATACCGGCTTCGATGCACTGATCCTCGCGAACCCGTGGACGATCGAGGCGGTCGACGATCTGCCGCCTGCCGCGGCGATCCGCGCGCGCTATGCCGCCAAGCTTAGGGATCCGCGCGAATGGCTGCGGCTGGTACGCGGCGGCGTGGACATCCGGAAGCTGGCCCGCGGCCTGGCCAAGGCTTCCGCCACCCCTGCCCCCGCCGCACCAGCCAGGCTGGCGGCGCGGCTCGCCGGTGCGCTCGATGCCTCGCCGGTACCGGTCACGATCCTGCTTGCTGCAGGCGACAATACGGCGATCGCCTTTCGGGACGAGTGGAAGGCGCCGATGTTCGATCGGGTCCGTACACGCGCCGCCCTGCACGGCCGCGATACCGACAGCCACAGCTTCGCGCGCGAGGGCGACAAGCAATGGCTGTTCGAGCGCGTGCGCGAAGCGCTCGGCTGA
- a CDS encoding pyridoxal-dependent decarboxylase, exosortase A system-associated, with translation MTSAKPMGPIPPEFAGQDVLTIAGRTAGDWASEAGDTPLFVYDFGIVAARIARLRAALPGEVEIHYAIKANPFAPLLEAIAPRVGGLDVASAGELAKALAVKPAAHISFAGPGKRDAELEAALRAGATINLESEGEADRALAIGLRLGIAPRVAVRVNPDFELRGSGMRMGGRASPFGIDSQRVPDLVRRLLAENADWQGFHIFGGSQSLDTAAIIEAQAETVKLAAALAQRVGRVPPLVNLGGGFGIPYFAGDAPVDVEAIGAALGEALASRPPGLDDSRFAIELGRWLVGEAGVYLTRIVDTKESGGETFYVVDGGLHHQLAATGNFGTVVRRNYPVAVAARMQARPAGTISVVGPLCTPLDRLADRAALPEAQVGDLVAVFLAGAYGATASPSAFLGHPPARELLANGRNS, from the coding sequence ATGACGAGCGCGAAGCCGATGGGGCCGATCCCTCCCGAATTCGCCGGACAGGACGTGCTCACCATCGCCGGGCGTACGGCAGGGGATTGGGCGTCCGAGGCAGGCGACACGCCGCTCTTCGTCTATGATTTCGGCATTGTCGCTGCGCGGATCGCGCGGCTGCGCGCCGCGCTGCCGGGCGAGGTCGAGATCCACTATGCGATCAAGGCCAATCCGTTCGCGCCGCTTCTCGAAGCGATCGCGCCGCGGGTCGGCGGTCTCGACGTGGCTTCGGCGGGCGAGCTGGCGAAGGCGCTGGCGGTGAAGCCCGCCGCGCACATCAGCTTCGCCGGCCCCGGCAAGCGCGACGCCGAGCTGGAGGCTGCGCTTCGCGCGGGCGCGACGATCAATCTCGAGTCCGAAGGCGAAGCGGATCGGGCGCTGGCGATCGGCTTGCGGCTGGGTATCGCTCCCCGCGTGGCGGTGCGCGTCAATCCGGACTTTGAGCTGCGCGGATCGGGGATGCGCATGGGCGGCCGCGCTTCCCCCTTCGGCATCGATTCGCAGCGCGTGCCCGACCTCGTCCGCCGCCTGCTCGCGGAAAATGCCGACTGGCAGGGCTTCCACATCTTCGGCGGGTCGCAGTCGCTCGACACCGCGGCGATCATCGAGGCACAGGCCGAGACGGTGAAGCTCGCCGCCGCGCTGGCGCAAAGGGTCGGCCGGGTGCCGCCGCTCGTCAACCTGGGAGGCGGATTCGGCATCCCCTATTTCGCGGGCGATGCGCCCGTCGATGTCGAAGCGATCGGCGCGGCGCTCGGTGAGGCGCTGGCAAGCCGCCCGCCGGGGCTGGACGACAGCCGCTTCGCGATCGAGCTCGGCCGCTGGCTGGTGGGAGAGGCGGGCGTTTACCTGACGCGCATCGTCGACACGAAGGAGAGCGGCGGCGAAACCTTCTATGTGGTGGATGGCGGGCTGCATCACCAGCTCGCCGCGACCGGCAATTTCGGGACCGTCGTCCGCCGGAACTATCCGGTCGCAGTGGCGGCGCGGATGCAGGCAAGGCCCGCGGGCACGATCTCGGTCGTCGGTCCGCTGTGCACGCCGCTCGATCGGCTGGCGGATCGAGCGGCACTGCCGGAGGCGCAAGTCGGCGATCTCGTCGCGGTGTTCCTTGCCGGGGCCTATGGCGCGACGGCGAGCCCAAGCGCGTTCCTAGGCCATCCGCCTGCGCGCGAACTGCTGGCGAATGGCAGAAACTCCTAA